A segment of the Lycium ferocissimum isolate CSIRO_LF1 chromosome 5, AGI_CSIRO_Lferr_CH_V1, whole genome shotgun sequence genome:
TGTTTTGGATTTGACGTACACACGATGAAAATAGTCTTAGGCCTCAGTCGCGTTTTGACAGAAAGCGAGGTTTCCACGTGGAACTACGGGATGATCTCCAATTGAAGATACCAGTGTTTGGTCAAGCCTCTTGTTGCGGTTGATGTTTGATGGACAGCTTGTAAATACTCTCTAGTTCCTAATATCTTCCTCACCATCCAACTTGCTTGTTGAGGGATGTTAATATCCTCCAATCTTTGCCCTTTGAGATAATAAACATGAACCCATTTTATCCAGAGCTTATCTTGTTTATGTGCCAAGTCCCAGCAGTTTTTTGTGATAGCAGCCTTGTTCCATGTTTTCAAGTTTATCAAATTCATCCCCCCGGCTGCCTTTGGAAGGCACATCCTGTCCCATGACACTAAGGCTTTTTTGGTGATTGAGTTAACCCCAGACCATATAAAGCTTCGACAATAAGCATTGATAGCCTTGATTACTTTGGCAGGTAAAACAAATAATTGAGCCCAATAAGACTGAACACCAAAAATAACTGATTTCACCAATTGGATCCGTCCTgcatatgataatttttttttgttgtctgTGATGAGATTCTTGTTACCACCTTCTCGATTAGAGGTTGCCATTGTAGGATGCTCAGTTTCTTGGTTGTGAGGGGTACTCCGTGTATTTGAAAGGTAACTCTCCTAGCCCATACCCTAGATAGTGGGTCGATCCTTTCGAgagattcaccgagtccggacCTCCCTATGTACACTGAGCTTTTAGCCAAGTTGGGTTGCAACCTAGATGCCCTTGAGAACCTGATAAACTTGTCTTGCAATTTTGTAATGCTTCTGAGATCAGCCTTAGCAAATAGGAGCAAATCGTCTGCAAAACATAGGTGAGTGATACCTAGTTTCGCACATCTTGGGTGAAATTTGAAAGATTTGTCCTCTTTTAGCTCAGCCAAGCTCCTGCTGAGGTATTCCATTGCGATAGCAAAGAGATACGGAGATATGGGGTCTCCTTGTCGCAGTCCCTTGGCAGCCTCAAAGGGTGGAGATGGTTCTCCATTAATGAGAATAGAGTAGTTGACCGTAGTGACGCAACCAAGGATCCAATCCAGAAATCTCTTAGGAAAACCCGGACCCTCCGATGTTGCAATTATGGCCATTCAACAGAATCGTAAGCCTTTTGCATATCAACCTTTATCATACATCTAGGTGTGATGTGCTTTCTAGAGTAGGACTTTACAAGTTCATGGGCTAGTATGACACTATCAGCTATCTTCCTGCCAGGGATGAAACCAGATTGGGCATGAGAGATAATAGCTGGCATCACTTTTTGTAATCTGTTAGCCAAAATTTTTGCTATCAATTTATATAGAACAGTGCAGCACGCAATGGGTCGGTACTCCTTAATAGTAGCTGGATTTGGTACTTTAGGTAGCAAGGTTATGGTTGTACAGTTTACAGCTTTGAGCAGTTTCCCTGTGCTAAAAAATTCTAATACAGCTTCATTTACCTCCTTGTTGATCACAGGCCatgcttttttaaaaaacaacgCATTAAAACCATCCACCCCAGGTGCTTTGTCGTCTCCAATGTCACCTAATGCAGCATATATTTCCTGAGTTGTGATGTCTGAGCATAAGTCTATTTGTTGCTGATGGGTGAGGCTAGGCCCTTTTCTCATTGTAAGCAGGTTCACGGCTTCCAACTGATGGGCAGCAGTACCCATAAGCGACTTGTAGAAGGAAATGATCTCATGTTGTATAGCAGTTGGTTCATGTAAAGTAGGTCCAGCAAGGCTAGTTAGCACATTTATTTGCTTTCTTTGTTTCCTGTCCTTTATCACAATTTGAAAAGTATTTGTTATTGCTATCCCAACTTTATCCAGGTGGCTCTGGATTTCTGTTGTAAAATCTTTTCTTCGATGAGGGACCATTTTTCTAGTTGTTGTAAAGTGACATGTTCTACGTCAGCTAGTTGATCATCATAATTTTGTGCCATTTTTGCTTGGACACTCTTCAGTTGTGCTCTAGCAGTGTTAATTTTTTCTGTGACCCCTTTGTATTCTTCATTGTTCAGTTTCTTGAAAGCTGGTCTGAGTTCTTTCAGTCTTTGCCAAACCATTCTCATTTTGCTACTGTTGGTTTGGTTCCTCCACCCCTCTGCAACTATGGTTAGAAAATTTGAGTGCTCTGCCCATACATTGAAAAACTTGAAGGAGACTTTGATGTTCGGATTATCTAACTTCATGGATAAAATCATGGGGGAATGATCTGAGATATGGGGTTGTTTAAAGTCCACTACTAGATGCCCAAATTGAGCCATCCAATCTGCATTTCCCATAGCTCTATCAAGTCTACTGCAGATTCTATTACCTCCCTTCTGCTTATTGGTCCATGTATAGTACTCTCCTCTCCAAGACACCTCCGTCAACGTGAGTTTCTGTACACATTCCTGGAAATCATGCACCTCAGAATTAGAAACAGTGCACACTTTGTAGTCTTCGAGCACATAGATCGCATTAAAATCCCCCCACAATAACCTGGGGGTGGTCATTTGCTGAGAGATTATATTTAGCTGTGCCCATAGTCCTTTCCTTTGCTCTATAGTGTTATAAGCATAGACAATAGTCATACAACAAGTAAAACCTGTATGTCTACACAGTAGTTTGACATGTATAAGTTGAGCTGATCTTTCCATTAACGTCACCTGGTAAGAAGTTTCATCCCACATTAACCATACCCTGCCATTGTGAGCATGGTCATAGTTAGTTATACTACTCCATGTGGGAGCCACTTTACTCAAGATTTTTTTCTCGCTTTACTCTCTTTACCCTTGTTTCCACTATTCCCGCTAACTTGATTCTTTGTTCTTCGTAGCAAAGTCTCAATTCCTTCTGCTTATAGACTTTGTTGAGCCCCCTAATGTTCCACACGAGCAAACTCATTGGGATATTTGAAATCCTCCCCCTTCACCTGAGGGAAGAAAATTAGCAGTCACATGGTCACTCTCCACTTCGTGTTTCCCAGTAGCTCTGGCAGGCTGTTGTGCTGCACTAATTCCTTGTTGTGCAGGTGAGGTAGTTGACTGCTGAGCTTGTTGGTCACTTTGGTGTAGAATTGGTCTCTTATCTACCCTTGGTTGATCCAATGGAGTATTAATTTGCTCTTTATCATGTAGTCGTGCTGGTTTAAGAGGAACTTGTTTTTCAGCTTGCTGTTCTTAGCGTACTGAACCGCCTTCAAATTGTCTTGGATTTGGTGCCTTTTCCCCCAGCTGCTCCTGTTGAGGACCCTCAGATACTTTTGATATCCAAACTTGTTCAGGTTGCTGTTGACCTCTTCTCCGTCGTCTGGGCCTTGGTTGAGGtggttttgggtgttcttctgGGGGGCATTGATGTCCTAGTTGTAGACATCTATCACAAAAAGTAGGCCTCCAATCATAGAGAACCTGCTGCTCAAATATCTCACCAGATGGGTCTAATACGTTAATTGACTCCGAAAGAGGTTTGGTGATATTAACTTCCACTAGTATTCTAGCAAATGATATCCTTGTCCTCTTTAAGGTACATTCATCTGTAAATAGTGGCACACCCAGGATACTTGCAATTTTTCCCAAGGAATCTGTACTCCAATAGCTCACCGGTAACTTAGGAAATTTAATCCATAGTGGGATCTCATTTAAGAATTCTTCATTGATATCAAAGTGAGGATTCCACATCTTGAGGATAATTGGTTTGTTGTTAATAGAATAAGGACCAGCAACCAAAATTTTATTCAAGTCATCCATATCTTGAAATTTTGCCACAAAATATCCTGCCTCATGAAGATACAAATCCGGTACTGCCACTATGCGGCCAATTCTGAGCAA
Coding sequences within it:
- the LOC132057742 gene encoding uncharacterized protein LOC132057742, with the translated sequence MDDLNKILVAGPYSINNKPIILKMWNPHFDINEEFLNEIPLWIKFPKLPVSYWSTDSLGKIASILGVPLFTDECTLKRTRISFARILVEVNITKPLSESINVLDPSGEIFEQQVLYDWRPTFCDRCLQLGHQCPPEEHPKPPQPRPRRRRRGQQQPEQVWISKVSEGPQQEQLGEKAPNPRQFEGARLHDKEQINTPLDQPRVDKRPILHQSDQQAQQSTTSPAQQGISAAQQPARATGKHEVESDHVTANFLPSEQRKGLWAQLNIISQQMTTPRLLWGDFNAIYVLEDYKVCTVSNSEVHDFQECVQKLTLTEVSWRGEYYTWTNKQKGGNRICSRLDRAMGNADWMAQFGHLVVDFKQPHISDHSPMILSMKLDNPNIKVSFKFFNVWAEHSNFLTIVAEGWRNQTNSSKMRMVWQRLKELRPAFKKLNNEEYKGVTEKINTARAQLKSVQAKMAQNYDDQLADVEHVTLQQLEKWSLIEEKILQQKSRATWIKLG